Part of the Cystobacter ferrugineus genome, CCAGGACTCGCGATCCAGCCCGTCGACGTGGAGGTCGGCGATCAACATCCGGTCGTCCTCGCGCGTCTCTCCCTCGAACGGCACCCCGAGCCGCTTGCGCACGAGGCTGTGTCCGCCATCGGCGCCCACCAGGTAGAGGGCCCGAACCTGCTCGGGTGCTCCCCCCGGCGAGACGAGCGTGGCTGTTACCCCCTCGCCGTCCTGCTCGAACGCGCTCAACTCGGTGGCGAGCTCCACCCGTCCGCCCAGCGCGGCGAGCCGGGTCCGCAGCGCCTCCTCCATCAGGTACTGCGGCAGCATCAACGGGAGCGGATGGGGCACGTCGGGCGAGGGCTCCCGGTGCTCGTGCATGAGGCCCTTCCACACCACCTGGCTCCCCTTGTAGGCGTGCAGCGGCGGATAGGGCGCGGCGCCCAGGGCCTTCATCCCATCGAGCACGCCCAGGTCGTCGAGCACCTCCAGGCTGCGCGGCTGCACCCCCTTGCCGCGCGAGCCCGTGAAGGGTGTGGCCACCTTGTCGATGACCCGGCAGGCCACGCCCCGCCTCAGCAGATCACACGCCAGCGTGAGCCCCGTGGGCCCCGCCCCCACGATGAGTACCGGAACCGTCTCTCGAGTCGCCATGTGCCTCTCTCCAGCCAATTTAACGTCGTTAAGTGGTAATTTAACATCGTTAAGCTGTCAAGCTCGCGTGCTGGAGGAGGAGCCAGGTGGCGACGCGACTGGACCGTGGACGGGTGGTGGAGACAGGGCTGCGGGTGCTCAACGAGGTGGGGCTGGAGGGGCTGACGCTGCGGCGGATCGCGAGCGAGCTGAACGTGCAGGCCCCGGCGCTCTACTGGCACTTCAAGAACAAGCAGGAGCTGCTCGACGAGATGGCCACCACGATGCTGCGCGAGCAGCTCGGGAAGACGAAGCCCGTCCAGCCCCAGCGCGGCTGGGAGGAGAACCTGGCGGAGATGGCCCGGGGCATGCGGCGGATGATGCTGGGCTATCGGGACGGGGCGAAGGTGTTCAGCGGCACGCGGCTCACGGATGGGACCATCTACGAGAGCATGGACGCGCTGCTGCGCGAGCTGGTGGACGCCGGGTGCTCGCTGCGCGACGCGGTGTGCGGCTTCTCCACGGTCTACAACTACGCGGTGGGCTTCACCATCGAGGAGCAGGCGGTGCACCCCACGCCGGGCGAGCGAGCTCCGGGCTACGACGTGGAGCAGCGGGCCCAGCGCATCGACGGTGAGCGGCTACCGCTCGCCCGGGCGGCGGGCGAGGAGCTGTTCACGGGGTTCGACGACCGCTTCGAGCGGGGCCTGCGGCTCATCCTCCGGGGAATCGGGGCGAGCCTCCCGGCCTCCTCCTAGTCCGTTCCCGCAGGCGGACGGCACCACGCATCTCTTCTTCACCGGGCTGGAACTGCTCCGTCGCCTGGCGTCAACACTGGAGGACCGCTGGGAAGGCGCATGAATTGAGCCAGGGCTTCACCCGATGAAGACACTGGCGATCTCCTCGGGTTTCACCTCGTCGAGGGCTTCGAGGATGAAATCGATACGTTCCAGGAGTGCTGCCTTCCTGGGATCGCTCGACAGTGCGGCACGTAACTGTCGGATCTCATCGACCACAATGGGCAGGTCTTCCACGTCCACGGGGCTTCCGGTACGGAACAGCGGTAACCATTTGAGGCCGAGCTTCCTCGCCATGGGGACCCACTCGGTGCTGTACACCCCCTGGGCGGCCACCGGGACATAGAGTTCCTCCCGGTCTGGTGTCTTGAACTCAATGAGGATCGCCACGGACATCAGGAGTCTCCGCGCTCAATGTCCCGCAGTCGCCCAGTCGGGAAGAGGCGGCAGGAGTAGGTTGACACCAAAACGTACCTCGAGCATCCACCCCGAGTGATTCGCACGGAGGGTATTGAGCGCCTGCGCCACGGCTGTGCGCAGTGCTGGCGTGTCACCATCAATGCGGAACTGGATGCGTCGAAAGCCTCGAATCTCCGCGAGGGTTGGCACCTGAGCCGAGCCACTCACTGTCGACCGAGTCCTGACCGCATCGTGGAGAAGGGACTGGATACGCTTCTCGGTCTTGGCTCGAATCTGCTTTTCGGCCCACTCGGCCGGGGTCTGTTGGACCTGGTCCGTGCGTGGATTCTTGCGATGGAGTTCCCGGGTCGCCTTGTATTCGATGAACAGCTTGCTGTTCATGTCGACTCCATCGAACTCCCCAATGGGCTTCTCCTTTCCCTTGGAGGTTTGCTCGACGAGTTCCACTCCTCGGTAGAAGCGGCCCAGGACTTCCCGGGGACGTCCGCCACGCTTTTCCCGAAAGGCATCGAGACGCTCGTTGAACCATTCCGCCATCCGGGCCTCGCCGATGGCGCGGCCGGTTGCGGTTCCGCGCAGCGTCCTTACCATCCAAATCACACCACGAGAAGCCGCTAGCATGAGCAGCCCTTCGATGAGGGCGCTCAGCAGGAGCGCGACGGCCTCGGCGAACTCCCGTGCGGCACGCTCGAGCGCGGCCGCGTTCCCACGGGCATTCCACACGATCCCGATGAACTCGACGAACGCCGCGCTCACCTTCCAGAGGGATTCGACAGCCCACTGCAACAACATCGCGAGCCCCAGCCATTCGAGGATGATGAGGCCGATTTCGAACCCGGCGGCCGCGCCTGGTGCCGCGCCGACGCCGCCGGCCAACGCTCCAATCGCCGCCCCCACTGCCGTCGAGCTCGCCAGCAAGGCGATCCCTCCCACCACCACCTCTGCCAGCGACATGATGACATCGAACAGCGCCTTCTTGGCATGTCGCCCGACTGCCTCACGCAGATAGCGCACCGACAGAGCGATTGCCCGGCCGAAATCGTCCCAGAGTTGCCCGATGCGAACGGCCGAGGAGGCAATGCTCGTGGCGAAGTTGTGCGAGATGGACCCGGAGTTGACGACGCCCAGATGGGACTGGGCGTAGCGACGACTCGGGATCCAGATCAACGTGCCATGGTTGAAGTGGACCTCACGCCATCCGGTCGTGCTCGCAGGCACCGGGATTCGATTCGCATAGGCGAGAACACTCACATAGAAGCGCAGGTCCTGGCCCCATTGATCAGCGACGTCGTCGTAATACGTCTCGGCGATGGCAATAGCCGTGCTGGGAGTGCCCGGTTCTATTCGGTGTAACCGCGCGCCCGGTTCAGGTAGGTGAGTCCAAAGGTATTCGGAGGCGATGAAGCCCATCTGGCCACCTGGGGTGGAGATGTAGGACCACCCGTTGGCATAGCGCCTGATGACCTGGACGTGCGTGTTGAAGGGCAGCGTCTGGAGGATGTTCTGCTCGGCGGAGCTGCGTGTGGCGCGCAGCCATACCTCGGACGCGCCATCCCAGTTGATAATTCCCACGCGGCCTACCGCCTCGCCGTCGTTCGGTGTCGTTCCCATGCTGACAGTCTACTCGATGCGGTGCACCAGTCCTCACCCTTGACAGGCAGCCATTCGACCTATGCGTCGTCGCTGGCTACCGGGAGCAGGAGTGTCTACTCTCAACCCAGCCATCCAGAAACAGCGAAAGCTCGGCTACCCAACGACATGGTGGTCATTCTCGTCTCTCACGACATCGGTGTCGTCGAGAAGTATGTGGACCGGATCTAGGTGATTCACTCCGGCAAGATCGTCGAAACCGGATCGACGGATGTGCTGAGAGGCCGCAGCCGCCATCCTTATATCCGGGGACTCCTGCAAGCGTTGCTGACGTATGTGACGGCCCCCGCTGGGGTGCGCTCGATATTGGAGCACCTGGGACTGCCCACGCAGGTTCCGAAGCGGGCCCCAGCCCGGGGACCACCCCAGCAGGCGTGGTGCTGAACTTGGCGCAGCCGCCGTCAACACGCCCCAACGTCCTGCCTCTCTCCTCAAGCGAGGGCGACCACGGCAGGGGGGGCCCCAAAGGGCCCGTGTACCGGCGCAGCGCGCGGCCTTGCTGGCCTCGGCAGCGGCCTTCTCGGCCCCTCCGCGCCAGCCCTCACTCTCAACATGGCTTCTCTCCCGCCTATGCACCCACCTCGAGCGTGCGCGTCTCCAGGTCCGACCACAGGTGCCAGGACTCGCGATCCAGCCCGTCGACGTGGAGGTCGGCGATCAACATCCGGTCGTCCTCGCGCGTCTCTCCCTCGAACGGCACCCCGAGCCGCTTGCGCACGAGGCTGTGTCCACCATCGGCGCCCACCAGGTACCGGGCCCGGACCCGCTCGGCTGCACCCCCTTGCCCCCCGAGCCCGCGAAGGGCTACGACGTGGAGCAGCGGGCCCAGCGCATCGACGGTGAGCGGCTACCGCTCGCCCGGGCGGCGGGCGAGGAGCTGTTCACGGGGTTCGACGACCGCTTCGAGCGGGGCCTGCGGCTCATCCTCCGGGGAATCGGGGCGAGCCTCCCGGCCTCCTCCTAGTCCGCCGCCGAGGGCTTGGGCGCCTGCGTGTCCGGTGCCGAGGCAAAGGGCACATCCAGCACCGGCAGCTTCGTGGCGCCGGGCAGGTCGTAGTGCCACCACTCCATGGCGTTGCGCTTGAAGCCCGCGCCCTCCATCGCCGCGCGGAGGATCTCCCGGTGCTCGCGCGAGGCCTTCGTGCCGCCCGAATAGCCGTGATGCGCCGCGCGCTCGAAGGAGTCGAAGGGCGTGGGCATCTCCACCTCGGCCCCCTCCGCCGTCACCAGCGTCAGGTCCACCGCGGCGCCCCGGTTGTGATTGCCGCCCTTCTTGGGGTTGGCCACGTAGCCCGGCTTCGGCAGGATCTTCCACATCTGCCATTGCACCGCGATGGGCCGGTAGCAGTCGTAGACCTTCAGCCGGTAGCCCTGGGCGCGCAGCGTGTCCGCCGCCTTCTTCAAGCGCTCGGCGGTCTCGGGCAACAACAGACACCGGGCGCCGTCCGGGTACACCTTCTGCTTGAGGAAGTTGTCCGGGGTGGCATAGCGCATGTCCACCACCAGGTCCTTCACCACCTCGGTGGCGTCCACCACCGGCGAGCCCGCCGCGGCGAGCCACAGCCCCAGCAACCCGTTCGCGAGTCCACCCATGGTTCAGGCTCCCGTCGTGTAGCGCGTGGGGTCCGGCACCCCCGCCTGCTCGAAGCCCCGGCGCCGCAGCGCGCAGCTATCACACCGTCCGCACGCCCGGCCCTGTTCATCCGGGTCGTAGCAGGAGTGCGTCATCCCGTAGTCCACGCCCAGCCGCACGCCCTCGCGGATGATGTCCGCCTTGGTCATCCCCGACAGCGGCGCGTGCACCCGGAAGCGCGTGCCCTCCACCCCCGCCTTCGTCGCCAACGTCGCCATGGCCTCGAAGGCGCGGATGAACTCGGGCCGGCAGTCCGGGTAGCCGCTGTAGTCCACCGCGTTCACCCCGATGTAGAGGTCGCTCGCGCCCACCGACTCGGCCAGCCCCAGCGCCAGCGAGAGGAAGAGCGCGTTGCGCGCCGGCACGTAGGTGACGGGGATGCCGTGGGACATCTCCTCCTCGGGCCGGTCCTTGGGCACGTCGATGTCCGCGGTCAACGCCGAGCCGCCCACCTGCCGCAGATCCACCGTCACCACCCGGAAGTCCGTGACGCCCATGGACTGGGCCACCCCGCGCGCCCGCTCGAGCTCCACCGCGTGCCGCTGGCCATACGCCACCGCGAGGCACACCGGCTCGAAGCCCGCCGCCTTCGCCATGGCCAGACAGGTCGTCGAGTCCAGCCCGCCCGACAGCAACACCACCGCCTTCTTCTTACTGGCCAGCATTGAAACGCCGATCTCCTTCCACGCCGTACACCGCCGTGCACGACGTCGTGCAAGTGCAGACCCCTCTGGTGCCCGGGAGGAAGGTCACCTTCAAGCTCCCACAGGCCTTCTCGGCGTCATACCCGTTCACCGTGGGGCCTGGCACGGAGCCATCCGGCAAGCCCCCGTCCGAGGGCAGGTTCGCGCACTGGCTCCCCATCGCCCGGGACTGGCTGTCGCTGAGCACCACCACCGACAGCGTCTCCTCCATCTGCGCGCCCTGGCACGTCTCGCCACAGCTCGGCAGTGGGGCCCCCGAGCGCTGGATGGACACGTAGCGCTGGGTCGCCGGATCATAGGCCGCCGAGCGCGAGAAGCCATTCACCGTGAGCCACGCGCCCCCATCCACGCTGTCGCGCGAGAAGGACCCCGAGAAGTCGAAGCCCCCGTCGACGAGCCGGCTGAAGTCCGGGCTGCCCGCGTCGCAGTCCGTGCGCGCCCAGTCCGCCTGTGCATGGAAGCCGAACAGGCCCACCACCACGTCCCCCGGGTACACCGTCTCGGACACGCACGCGGCGACCACGAGCGCGAGCAGGGGCAATAGGAGCGGGCGTCGGGAGAGCGGCATGACCTCCCGACCTTACACGGTCTCCAGCGCCGCGCGCGCCACCGCATGGAACGCCGGGTTGTCGCGCAGCACCACCCCCACGTCCAACCCGGAGGGATCCGAGCCCCGGACCTCGGGCGACAGGTGCGCCAGCACGCGCGAGGCGGCGAGCGACGCGGGCACCGCGCGGAAGGCCTCCACCGCCGCCTCGTCGAAGCCGGGCACCGGGCCGGGCCGGCTCAGCGCCTCGCCCGAGGCGCCCAGGCACAGCGCCAGCGCGCACAGGAAGCCCAGCTCCACCAGCCCGAAGCAGGCCAGCGCGCCCGCGCCCAACACCAGCTCCTCGGGCGAGGCCAGGTACGCCTCCACTCCGCCCGCCGGGGCCAGGAAGACGCGCACCCCACCCGCCCCCAGCGACTGGAGCGTGATCCCCAGTGCCGTGTGCAACCGGGGCATCGCCTCGGCCGTCACCGGAATCACGTCGGGAGGCAGCGCGTGCCGGAAGCCGCCGCGCGAGGACACCGGGGAGATGTTCACCCCCGGAGCGCTCGCCGTGCTCGACACGAGCGCCGCGCCGAAGCCGTCCACCCGCGCCACCTCCCGGGGGATGTCGTCGCAGGCCGCCAGCGCCTCGGCGAACAGCGTCCACCCGTCCGCGTCCGCCGGCTGCTGGCGCAACAGCTCCGGCCAGATGTGGGTGGCCAGCGCCGCGCCATGCACCGTGGGCGAGAGCCGCTCGGCCACCAGGCGCTTCATCTCCGGCGAGAGCTGGTCCGCCTGGTACAGGCGCTCGGCCAGGTGCACCGCGAACACCACCAACTGCCCGTCCAGGTACTGGCGCAGGATGTCCTGCAACTGGGCGGGGTCCTCCGTGATGCGCTCGCGCAGCCGCAGCGCCTCGCCCGTGAGGCCCTGCGCCTCGGCGATGCGCGCCCGCCGCTCCAGCCGCTCGGGAGTCTCCGGCAGCGCCTGGAGCTGCTCGGCCGCCTCGGGCAGACGGCCCAGCGCCTCGTAGGCCTCCGCCAGCCGCTCGCGCCACAGCCCCATGGCCGCCGGGCCCGCGAGCACCGCCGCCAGTTGCTGCGCCACCTCCACGAAACGCGCGTGGTTGCGCTCCTCCTCGTACAGAGGCAGCAGGAACTCCAAGGCGCGCACCGTGCCCGGCGCGTCCACCAGCGCCTTCTCGAAGGCCTCGCGGGCGCGCGCCTTGTCGCCCGCCCACATCAGCATGTCGCCCTGCTCCACGTAGAGCTCGCCCCGCGCGCGCGGCTCCGTCTCCAACAGGATGAGCAGGCCCAGCGTATCCGCCGCGTCCGCCGTGAGGCCCCCGTCCCGCTGCAACCGGAAGCGCTCGCGCAACAGCTTGCCCCGCCGCTCCGGCCACCCATCCGCCGCCTCGGCCAGGGCCTCGACACGCTCCGGCACGGGCAGCTCCCGGACATGCGCCAGCACCGCCTCGGCCAGCTCCGCCGGAGCGCTTCCCAGTCCCGGCAGCAGGCGCCACAGCCGCTGCTTGAAGTCCGGCACCGCCGAGAGTGACTCCAACGCGCGCAGGCGCGGTTCCACCGGCGCCGACTCCGCGTTGACCACCTCGTCGCGCAGCCACGTGGCCAGGGCCTCGTCCCTCGACGCGAGCAGCTCCGCCAGCCGCAGCAACCCGTCCAACTGGGCGCCGTCGCGCAGCATCGCGGTCAGCCGCGTGACGTGGGCCTCCTGCGCGCTGCCCGCCTCCACCATCGCCCAGAGCGCCTCGCGGATCCGCGCCTCGTCCTGGGCCCCCTCGGCGAGCGACAGGGCCCCGGCGTGGTCCCCCGACTCCAGCGTGGCGGCGAAACCCACCTCGGCGGCGCGGACAGGGGACTCCAGCCGGAGGAAGCGCTCGGCGAGCACGCGCGGGTCCACGGCCGGGGAGGACGCGCTGGCCAGCCGCTCGAGCACCTCGAGGGCCTCGGCGCGCTCCCCCGCCCCATCCCAGAGGTCGACGAGGTCCAGCTGCAACGCGGGGCGCTCCTCGGGAGACACGAGGCGGACGGCCTGGGCCAGGGCCTGGGCCGCGCGACGGGTCTCGCCCAGGGTCCGGTGCAGCCCGGACACCCGGCGCAGGGCAGCCCCATCCGGCGCGACGGAGACGGCGGACCAGGCCGCGCGCACCGCATCCGGCAGTCGGCCCGCGGACTCGAACTCCCGCACCGCCGCCCACAGCCACTGGGTGCGCTCGGCGTCGGGGAGGATCTCCGCCCGCGCCAGGTACACCTCCGCGAGCCGTCCCGGATCCGCCACGAGCAGCGGCTCCAGCGCCTCCAATGCTTCCTTGTAGCCCGCCCCCGAGGCCCCCCGGGCCACCACGGCTTCCAGGGCCTCGCGAGCAGAGGACTCGTCCCCGGCGGCCCGCGCGAGCGACGCCAGCTCCAGCCGCGACAGGGAGACCTCGTCGGCGTCCTCCGTCGCGCCGATGAGACGCGTGAGCACGTCGCGCAGGGCGGCCTGCTCTCCGCGCGCGCGCAGCCCCTCCAGGCGGGCCCGGAGCGCGGGGAGGTTGTCCGGGTCGGCCTCGGCGGCGCGCTCGCGAAGGGACGCGGCGCGCGAGGCATCATCGAGCTGCTCGGCGGCGACCTCGGCGGCGGCCAGCAGCAACTCCGCGGCCCTCTTGCCTCCCGCGGCATGGGCCCCGGCCTCGTAGACGGCGACCAGGTCCGCCGGACGGCCCAGGGAGCGCAGCCCCCGCACCGCGCGGTCGATGATGGTGGAATCCGCGGGACGCAGGCGCATGAGGTGCAGCAGCGCGTCGATGGCGTCCTTGGGGTCATCGAAGAGGTCCGCGGCGCGGCGGTACAGCACCTCGGCGGTGGCCGCGTCCGCCTTGCGCGCGAGCTTCATCGAGGCCCGGTACAGGCCCTTGGAGTCGCCCGTGTGGCCGTAGACCTCGGTGAGCAGGGAGAGGGCTTCCTGGCCCCGAGCCCCGTCTCCATCCAGCGACACCACGGCCTCGAAGGCCCGCGCGGCGTCATGGTGGGCCCCCGAGGCCAGCGACGCGTGCCCGAGCCGCATCTGCGTGCGCACCCGCACGGGCACCGGCAGCGCGTCCCCACCCGCGGCGAGCAACCGCCGGTCATAGGGCCACGCCGCGGCCGGTCCTCCGCCCTCGGCCGCCAGCTCCGCGCGGGTGGCGAGCGCCTCCACGTCGTCTCCCGCGCGCGCGAGCAGGTCATCGAAGGCCTGGGCGGCGAGCAGCGACTCGCCCGCCTTGAGCAGGATTTCCGCGCGCTCGCGCAGCAGGGGGATGGCCTGCTCGGGAGGCACGGCGCCAGCGCGCAGGGCGAGCAGCTCCGCCTGGCGGCGCACGTCGCCCGCGGCCCGGGCCCGGAGCAGATGGAAGGCCTCGGCGCTGGAGGGGGCGAGCTCGAAGGCCTGGTCCTCGCACAGCAGCGCGCGCTCCAGGGCACCCGCCTCGCGGAAGGCCCGGGCGGCGGAGAGGTAGCTCTCCGCGGCCTCGACGGGAGGCTGGCGCTGGGCCCGGCGCAGCAACAGCGCGGCGAGCGACTGGAAGTCCTCCGTCTCCGAGAGGAAGGCGCGGTGGCGGGAGTAGCGCGGCTCCTGGAAGGGGTCGGCCTCCAGGAGGAGCGCGTCGAACTCGGCGGCGTCCGCGGACCGGCCCATCTCGTGGAGGAGATCCGCCACCTGCCGGGTCAGGTTCAGGTCGTCCGGCAGCGAGGCGCGCGCGGCGAGCAGCGCGATGGCGGCGGCATCCGGGCGTTGGGCGCGCTCGCGGTAGAGGGTGGCGGCCTGCATCAGCAGCTCCGCGCGGCGTGCCGGCTCCTCCTCGCGGGAGGCGGCGTCCTCGAACCAGGAGGCCAGCTCGGCCACCCGGCCCTCGCGCTCGAGCAGTTCGCACAGGAGCGTCTCGGCCTCCTGGAGGGAGCGATCCTGGAGGAGCGCATCGCGCAGGGAGTCCTCGGCCCTGGCCGTATCCCCGAGCTCGTCGAGGAAGAGGCGCGCCAGCCGCAGCAGCGACCGGGCCCGGGCGGGGGTGGCCGGCATGAGCGGCAGGGCACGCTCCAACCACCGGGCCTCGGCGGCGGCGTCGTCCCGGCGGCTCGCCAGCTCCATGCCCATGCGCGCCGTGTCGAGCTGCGCGAACAGGGCGAAGGAGCGCTCCAGCGCGGCCTCGGCGGCGGACATGTCCAGCTTCACGTCGCGCAGCATCTCCGCGCGGTGACGCTCGCAGGCGGCGGCCTCGTCCTCGCGGCCCTCCTTCTCCAGCAGGAAGCACAGCGCCTTGAGCGAGCGCATGGCCTCGTCCACCCGGCCGGACATCTCCGCCAGGTGCGCGTGCTCGGCGCAGGCGGAGATGGCGGCGTCGCGCTGGCCGGCCTCCTCGTTGAGCGAGGCGATGAGCTGAAGCTGCCCCATGAGTTCGGGGAGCTGCCCCGCCTCACGGTGGAGGGCCGCGAGCGCCTCATGCAGGGGCAGCGGGTGCTCGGCCATCTTCGCCGCCTGGGCGAGCAGCGAGGCGGCGAGGGAGGTATCGGCGAGGGATTCGCGGGCGCGCTCGGACAGTACGACGAGGCGCTGGGCGGTGGCCACG contains:
- a CDS encoding TetR/AcrR family transcriptional regulator C-terminal domain-containing protein, yielding MATRLDRGRVVETGLRVLNEVGLEGLTLRRIASELNVQAPALYWHFKNKQELLDEMATTMLREQLGKTKPVQPQRGWEENLAEMARGMRRMMLGYRDGAKVFSGTRLTDGTIYESMDALLRELVDAGCSLRDAVCGFSTVYNYAVGFTIEEQAVHPTPGERAPGYDVEQRAQRIDGERLPLARAAGEELFTGFDDRFERGLRLILRGIGASLPASS
- the queC gene encoding 7-cyano-7-deazaguanine synthase QueC, with amino-acid sequence MLASKKKAVVLLSGGLDSTTCLAMAKAAGFEPVCLAVAYGQRHAVELERARGVAQSMGVTDFRVVTVDLRQVGGSALTADIDVPKDRPEEEMSHGIPVTYVPARNALFLSLALGLAESVGASDLYIGVNAVDYSGYPDCRPEFIRAFEAMATLATKAGVEGTRFRVHAPLSGMTKADIIREGVRLGVDYGMTHSCYDPDEQGRACGRCDSCALRRRGFEQAGVPDPTRYTTGA
- a CDS encoding DUF6861 domain-containing protein, producing MGTTPNDGEAVGRVGIINWDGASEVWLRATRSSAEQNILQTLPFNTHVQVIRRYANGWSYISTPGGQMGFIASEYLWTHLPEPGARLHRIEPGTPSTAIAIAETYYDDVADQWGQDLRFYVSVLAYANRIPVPASTTGWREVHFNHGTLIWIPSRRYAQSHLGVVNSGSISHNFATSIASSAVRIGQLWDDFGRAIALSVRYLREAVGRHAKKALFDVIMSLAEVVVGGIALLASSTAVGAAIGALAGGVGAAPGAAAGFEIGLIILEWLGLAMLLQWAVESLWKVSAAFVEFIGIVWNARGNAAALERAAREFAEAVALLLSALIEGLLMLAASRGVIWMVRTLRGTATGRAIGEARMAEWFNERLDAFREKRGGRPREVLGRFYRGVELVEQTSKGKEKPIGEFDGVDMNSKLFIEYKATRELHRKNPRTDQVQQTPAEWAEKQIRAKTEKRIQSLLHDAVRTRSTVSGSAQVPTLAEIRGFRRIQFRIDGDTPALRTAVAQALNTLRANHSGWMLEVRFGVNLLLPPLPDWATAGH
- the ddpX gene encoding D-alanyl-D-alanine dipeptidase; this translates as MGGLANGLLGLWLAAAGSPVVDATEVVKDLVVDMRYATPDNFLKQKVYPDGARCLLLPETAERLKKAADTLRAQGYRLKVYDCYRPIAVQWQMWKILPKPGYVANPKKGGNHNRGAAVDLTLVTAEGAEVEMPTPFDSFERAAHHGYSGGTKASREHREILRAAMEGAGFKRNAMEWWHYDLPGATKLPVLDVPFASAPDTQAPKPSAAD